One Persicobacter psychrovividus DNA window includes the following coding sequences:
- the nusB gene encoding transcription antitermination factor NusB: MQALYGLHQSKRANFGLAQSLIDETFAPDLNSMEPQDPTELRGKARTAKKIFRSQFAAEVINAKEDVSPEIMDAIKEAIKLFNLENSKDLKNYRQEMLEEAENVSRNYLQILGVITTFADLVKEEADEMSVNLQRAGETATKGSWNFYNNPIVDMIRNNPEIAQRTAATGAAIDDTLEVQCRDWYKKLIKKDPEYREYMRKQNATFEEHKEWLMYFVKNMLFKHPVMVSYFEEQDLQFSENRSVLRSMVLKTIKSVNDVTDSLVISELSMNWAEDKRFFNDLFNYVVNNEDEYVNLISERAQNWDKERINVMDMLILKMALAEMINFPSIPVKVTINEAVELAKNYSTLKSKKFVNGILDVLAISLGHDGTIRKSGRGLIDNK; the protein is encoded by the coding sequence TTGCAAGCACTATACGGCTTGCATCAGTCTAAAAGAGCCAATTTTGGCTTAGCGCAATCGTTGATTGACGAAACGTTTGCCCCTGACCTGAACTCTATGGAACCACAGGATCCTACAGAGCTGAGAGGAAAGGCTCGTACAGCAAAGAAAATCTTCCGTTCGCAGTTTGCCGCAGAAGTAATCAACGCTAAAGAGGATGTTAGTCCTGAAATTATGGACGCCATCAAAGAAGCCATTAAGCTTTTTAACTTAGAGAACTCGAAAGACCTCAAGAACTACCGTCAGGAAATGCTCGAGGAAGCTGAAAATGTTTCCCGAAATTACTTACAGATCCTCGGGGTAATCACCACGTTCGCGGATTTGGTGAAAGAAGAAGCCGACGAAATGTCTGTTAATCTTCAGCGCGCAGGCGAAACCGCAACAAAAGGGAGTTGGAATTTTTACAACAACCCGATTGTTGATATGATCCGTAACAACCCAGAGATCGCTCAGAGAACAGCCGCTACCGGTGCTGCTATCGACGATACTTTGGAGGTTCAGTGCCGCGACTGGTACAAAAAACTCATCAAGAAAGATCCTGAATACCGCGAATACATGCGCAAGCAGAATGCGACTTTCGAGGAGCATAAAGAGTGGTTGATGTATTTTGTGAAAAATATGCTGTTCAAGCACCCTGTGATGGTTTCTTATTTTGAGGAGCAAGATTTGCAGTTCAGCGAAAACCGTTCTGTATTGCGTTCTATGGTATTGAAAACCATAAAATCAGTGAACGATGTTACCGATTCGTTGGTGATCTCTGAATTATCCATGAACTGGGCTGAAGACAAGCGTTTCTTTAACGACCTTTTCAACTACGTTGTGAATAACGAAGACGAATACGTGAACCTGATCTCTGAGCGTGCTCAGAACTGGGACAAAGAACGTATTAATGTGATGGACATGCTGATTCTGAAAATGGCCTTGGCCGAGATGATCAACTTCCCATCTATTCCCGTGAAAGTAACCATCAACGAAGCGGTTGAATTGGCGAAAAACTACTCGACACTAAAGAGTAAGAAATTCGTGAACGGTATTTTGGATGTTTTAGCCATCTCCTTAGGACATGACGGCACTATCCGCAAGTCTGGCCGTGGTTTGATTGACAATAAATAA
- a CDS encoding YtxH domain-containing protein, with product MSKSTNSFLAFIAGAAAGSLLGVLYAPDKGESTRDKLSFQLEKYKDKLQEFINEMMDEAQAVPDSEAKAEGKKVIDDAKEKAEKLLDDVDELINQIKSGQN from the coding sequence ATGAGCAAGAGCACAAATAGTTTTTTGGCATTTATAGCAGGAGCTGCTGCTGGTAGCCTTTTAGGGGTATTATACGCACCTGACAAAGGAGAAAGTACCCGTGACAAACTGTCTTTCCAATTGGAAAAATACAAAGACAAACTGCAGGAATTCATCAACGAAATGATGGATGAAGCACAGGCGGTGCCAGATTCTGAAGCTAAAGCTGAAGGGAAGAAAGTAATTGATGACGCAAAAGAAAAAGCGGAAAAGTTACTCGATGATGTAGATGAGCTCATCAACCAAATCAAAAGTGGACAAAACTAA
- a CDS encoding DUF1573 domain-containing protein, with protein sequence MKRVFLNAFALAALALAVVSCDQKTTTEHASSTITKEAEAANKVAEENNPAATIANGKFEFTEDQFDFGTINEGDVVTHIFKFKNVGDGPLLITNARASCGCTLPEWPKEPIAVGQEGKITVKFNSKGKPNKQRKRISIYANTEPELSTLHITANVIPKKLEKAGPIK encoded by the coding sequence ATGAAAAGAGTATTCCTTAACGCCTTTGCTCTGGCGGCATTAGCCTTGGCCGTAGTTTCCTGCGACCAAAAAACAACCACTGAGCACGCTTCATCAACGATTACTAAAGAAGCAGAAGCTGCCAATAAAGTAGCAGAAGAAAATAACCCAGCGGCCACTATCGCCAACGGAAAATTTGAGTTTACCGAAGATCAGTTTGATTTCGGCACTATTAATGAGGGAGATGTGGTAACTCACATTTTCAAATTCAAAAATGTGGGTGATGGTCCCTTACTGATCACCAATGCGCGGGCTTCCTGCGGCTGTACACTCCCTGAGTGGCCAAAGGAACCTATCGCTGTAGGACAAGAAGGGAAAATCACGGTCAAGTTCAACAGTAAAGGCAAGCCAAACAAGCAACGTAAACGTATCAGCATTTATGCCAATACAGAGCCTGAATTGAGTACTTTACACATTACTGCCAATGTTATCCCTAAAAAATTAGAGAAGGCAGGACCGATCAAGTAA
- the yajC gene encoding preprotein translocase subunit YajC — protein MSDLLFFQAGEPASMIPQILMFVAIGFVFYFFMVRPQQKKQKEQKSFIDAIKKGDNVVTIGGIHGRVVDMTANTVTLEVSRGTAMTFEKSAISLDSTKPAPAAKK, from the coding sequence ATGTCGGATTTATTATTTTTCCAAGCAGGTGAACCAGCAAGCATGATTCCTCAAATTTTGATGTTCGTCGCTATTGGTTTTGTCTTTTACTTCTTCATGGTGCGTCCGCAGCAAAAGAAGCAGAAAGAGCAAAAGAGCTTTATTGATGCAATCAAAAAAGGTGACAACGTTGTTACCATCGGTGGAATTCATGGTCGTGTAGTTGATATGACTGCCAATACCGTTACTTTGGAAGTAAGCCGTGGAACTGCAATGACTTTCGAGAAGTCGGCAATTTCATTGGACAGTACAAAGCCAGCACCTGCTGCGAAGAAATAA
- a CDS encoding DUF721 domain-containing protein yields MRYKQPYVPGLRRKKDTSTVNESFADYLKEFRLKDKYEATQVTAAWGEMMGQAIASRTTKIYLNEAVLYVQLNSSAMRQELTMAKARVLEIIWERFPKEIVFDVRFL; encoded by the coding sequence ATGCGTTACAAACAACCCTACGTTCCAGGCTTACGCCGAAAAAAGGACACCAGCACGGTGAATGAAAGCTTTGCGGACTATCTGAAGGAGTTTCGGCTGAAAGATAAGTACGAGGCTACTCAGGTTACTGCCGCTTGGGGCGAGATGATGGGGCAGGCCATTGCAAGCCGTACGACGAAAATCTACCTCAATGAAGCTGTGCTGTATGTGCAGCTGAATTCTTCTGCTATGCGGCAGGAGCTCACCATGGCCAAGGCACGGGTGTTGGAGATTATCTGGGAGCGTTTCCCGAAGGAGATTGTTTTCGATGTTAGATTCCTATAA
- the cdaA gene encoding diadenylate cyclase CdaA, with product MRLWDVVDISLVAVLLYQIYKLMKGSMAMRVLLGFIFFYGFYQLVKTLKMELLSTVLSYVMSGGTLALVILFQNEIRKFLLMVAKSMSDFWHRNSNPIFRNFNRSQNSATKGNTPLLNAIVEASREMSFSSTGALVVISKNSELRMIASTGDLIDAKVSKRLLMSIFYKNSPLHDGAVIVYEDRIVAARCILPVSENSDISAQFGLRHRAAIGMTENSDVLVLVVSEETGQISLVRNGEISHNLSVQEIRRRINAYLSTENDLSANIKQVSEILKKELEEVEKESKEKKDN from the coding sequence ATGAGGCTGTGGGATGTGGTAGACATCTCTCTTGTAGCCGTGCTTTTGTATCAGATTTACAAGCTGATGAAAGGCAGTATGGCTATGCGTGTGCTTTTGGGCTTCATTTTTTTCTATGGCTTTTATCAGTTGGTGAAAACCCTGAAAATGGAGCTGCTTTCGACGGTGCTCTCCTATGTGATGAGTGGTGGTACGCTTGCGCTCGTCATTTTATTTCAGAATGAAATCCGTAAATTTTTGCTGATGGTGGCCAAGTCTATGTCTGATTTCTGGCACCGCAACTCCAACCCTATTTTCCGGAATTTTAACCGTTCGCAAAATAGCGCAACCAAGGGCAATACTCCCCTGCTCAATGCAATTGTGGAGGCTTCGCGCGAGATGAGTTTCTCGAGTACTGGGGCCTTGGTCGTGATTTCCAAAAACAGTGAATTGCGCATGATAGCCTCAACGGGCGACCTTATTGATGCGAAAGTATCCAAGCGGTTACTGATGTCTATTTTTTATAAAAATTCGCCCTTGCATGATGGAGCGGTTATTGTATATGAAGACAGGATTGTGGCAGCAAGGTGTATTTTGCCCGTTTCCGAAAATTCAGACATCTCTGCGCAGTTTGGTTTGCGCCACCGCGCAGCGATCGGCATGACGGAAAATTCTGATGTTTTGGTATTGGTGGTTTCTGAAGAAACAGGCCAAATATCACTGGTAAGGAATGGGGAGATTTCCCACAATTTATCTGTTCAGGAGATTCGACGGAGAATCAATGCCTATCTGTCTACTGAAAACGACCTTTCTGCAAATATCAAGCAGGTGTCGGAGATCCTGAAGAAGGAGCTTGAAGAGGTGGAAAAAGAAAGTAAAGAGAAAAAAGACAATTAA